One genomic window of Arvicola amphibius chromosome 4, mArvAmp1.2, whole genome shotgun sequence includes the following:
- the Cd300lf gene encoding CMRF35-like molecule 1 isoform X2 yields MHLALLVLVLSWISGCSTAQDITGPNMVSGHEQGSLTVQCRYGSYWKNYQKYWCQGADWKTCEILVKTDMEKLVKKGRVSIRDNQTDFIVTVTMEELRISDADIYWCAIEKFASDPKFKVNVNIGPETVATKTTMFSMMTNYYSDGSPVGDSDDSGDHGGGDVLGLSVLLPVISAVLFLLLLVTSLFAWRMMRRQKKAAGPHPEQVSQSLEGDLCYANLSLQQPRPSSQKNGSSMTSSDKAHQEEVEYVTMAPFPREEISYAALSLVALGQEPIYNNTGSHVTRIPSLSLEESTQYSSIKRL; encoded by the exons ATGCACTTGGCGCTGCTGGTCCTCGTCCTCTCCTGGATCTCAG GCTGCTCCACTGCTCAGGATATTACAGGTCCAAACATGGTGAGCGGTCATGAGCAGGGCTCCTTGACTGTGCAGTGCCGTTATGGCTCCTACTGGAAGAATTACCAGAAGTACTGGTGCCAAGGAGCTGATTGGAAAACATGTGAGATTCTGGTTAAAACGGATATGGAGAAGTTGGTGAAGAAGGGCCGTGTGTCCATCAGGGATAACCAGACAGACTTCATCGTCACAGTGACCATGGAGGAGCTGAGGATAAGCGATGCCGACATTTACTGGTGTGCAATTGAGAAATTTGCATCTGATCCCAAATTTAAGGTTAATGTGAATATTGGCCCAG AGACCGTTGCTACGAAGACCACCATGTTCTCAATGATGACCAACTACTACTCTGATGGCAG TCCTGTCGGTGACAGCGATGACAGCGGTGACCACGGAGGCGGTGATGTCCTGGGTCTCAGTGTGCTCCTCCCGGTCATCTCTGCCGTGCTGTTCCTTCTCCTGCTGGTGACCTCGCTCTTTGCTTGGAGGATGatgaggagacagaagaaag cTGCTGGGCCACACCCAGAGCAG GTATCGCAGTCTCTGGAGGGTGACCTCTGTTATGCAAACCTGTCCCTTCAGCAGCCCAGACCCTCCTCTCAGAAAAACGGTTCCTCCATGACCTCCTCTGACAAGGCCCACCAAGAGGAAGTGGAATATGTCACCATG GCTCCCTTTCCCAGGGAGGAGATTTCATACGCAGCTCTGTCTCTGGTGGCCTTGGGTCAGGAGCCCATTTACAACAACACTGGCTCCCACGTCACCCGCATTCCCAGCTTGAGCCTTGAGGAGTCCACGCAATATAGCAGCATCAAGAGGCTCTAG
- the Cd300lf gene encoding CMRF35-like molecule 1 isoform X1, with amino-acid sequence MHLALLVLVLSWISGCSTAQDITGPNMVSGHEQGSLTVQCRYGSYWKNYQKYWCQGADWKTCEILVKTDMEKLVKKGRVSIRDNQTDFIVTVTMEELRISDADIYWCAIEKFASDPKFKVNVNIGPAPTTALTTLPTTSATTMFTETVATKTTMFSMMTNYYSDGSPVGDSDDSGDHGGGDVLGLSVLLPVISAVLFLLLLVTSLFAWRMMRRQKKAAGPHPEQVSQSLEGDLCYANLSLQQPRPSSQKNGSSMTSSDKAHQEEVEYVTMAPFPREEISYAALSLVALGQEPIYNNTGSHVTRIPSLSLEESTQYSSIKRL; translated from the exons ATGCACTTGGCGCTGCTGGTCCTCGTCCTCTCCTGGATCTCAG GCTGCTCCACTGCTCAGGATATTACAGGTCCAAACATGGTGAGCGGTCATGAGCAGGGCTCCTTGACTGTGCAGTGCCGTTATGGCTCCTACTGGAAGAATTACCAGAAGTACTGGTGCCAAGGAGCTGATTGGAAAACATGTGAGATTCTGGTTAAAACGGATATGGAGAAGTTGGTGAAGAAGGGCCGTGTGTCCATCAGGGATAACCAGACAGACTTCATCGTCACAGTGACCATGGAGGAGCTGAGGATAAGCGATGCCGACATTTACTGGTGTGCAATTGAGAAATTTGCATCTGATCCCAAATTTAAGGTTAATGTGAATATTGGCCCAG CACCCACTACAGCACTGACCACGCTCCCCACCACCTCCGCCACCACCATGTTCACAGAGACCGTTGCTACGAAGACCACCATGTTCTCAATGATGACCAACTACTACTCTGATGGCAG TCCTGTCGGTGACAGCGATGACAGCGGTGACCACGGAGGCGGTGATGTCCTGGGTCTCAGTGTGCTCCTCCCGGTCATCTCTGCCGTGCTGTTCCTTCTCCTGCTGGTGACCTCGCTCTTTGCTTGGAGGATGatgaggagacagaagaaag cTGCTGGGCCACACCCAGAGCAG GTATCGCAGTCTCTGGAGGGTGACCTCTGTTATGCAAACCTGTCCCTTCAGCAGCCCAGACCCTCCTCTCAGAAAAACGGTTCCTCCATGACCTCCTCTGACAAGGCCCACCAAGAGGAAGTGGAATATGTCACCATG GCTCCCTTTCCCAGGGAGGAGATTTCATACGCAGCTCTGTCTCTGGTGGCCTTGGGTCAGGAGCCCATTTACAACAACACTGGCTCCCACGTCACCCGCATTCCCAGCTTGAGCCTTGAGGAGTCCACGCAATATAGCAGCATCAAGAGGCTCTAG